One Rhea pennata isolate bPtePen1 chromosome 3, bPtePen1.pri, whole genome shotgun sequence DNA segment encodes these proteins:
- the HTR1B gene encoding 5-hydroxytryptamine receptor 1B, whose amino-acid sequence MEPASPCQAAAAPLPLLPANDSYHGRNCSAEEGIYQDGTPLSGKIVLAVVLALVTLATVLSNAFVIATVYQTRKLHTPANYLIASLAVTDLLVSILVMPISTMYTVTGKWTLGQIVCDIWLSSDITCCTASILHLCVIALDRYWAITDAVEYSTKRTAKRAAGMIALVWVFSICISMPPLFWRQAKAEEVSHCVVNTDHVLYTVYSTVGAFYFPTLLLIALYGRIYVEARSRILKQTPKKAGKRLTRAQLITDSPGSSSSVTSINSKAPEGSSETGSPVYMNQVKVKVSDALLEKKKLTAARERKATKTLGIILGAFIVCWLPFFIISLVLPICKDACWFHMAIFDFFTWLGYLNSLINPIIYTMSNEDFKQAFHKLIRFRCTS is encoded by the coding sequence ATGGAGCCGGCGAGCCCCTgccaggcggcggccgccccgctgccgctgCTCCCCGCCAACGACTCTTACCACGGCCGAAACTGCAGCGCCGAGGAAGGCATCTACCAGGATGGCACCCCGCTCTCCGGGAAGATCGTGCTCGCCGTCGTCCTGGCGCTCGTCACCCTGGCCACGGTGCTCTCCAACGCCTTTGTCATCGCCACGGTCTACCAGACGAGGAAACTCCACACGCCGGCCAACTATCTCATCGCCTCGCTGGCCGTCACCGACCTCCTCGTCTCCATCCTCGTCATGCCCATCAGCACCATGTACACTGTGACCGGGAAGTGGACGCTGGGCCAGATCGTCTGCGATATCTGGCTGTCCTCGGACATCACCTGTTGCACGGCGTCCATCCTGCACCTCTGTGTCATCGCCCTGGACCGGTACTGGGCGATCACCGACGCCGTCGAGTACTCCACGAAAAGGACTGCCAAGCGGGCAGCGGGCATGATCGCCCTGGTGTGGGTCTTCTCCATCTGCATCTCCATGCCCCCTTTGTTTTGGCGGCAGGCGAAGGCCGAGGAGGTCTCCCACTGTGTGGTGAACACGGACCACGTCCTCTACACCGTGTACTCCACGGTGGGAGCCTTCTACTTCCCCACCTTGCTGCTGATAGCCCTCTATGGGAGGATCTACGTGGAAGCCAGGTCGAGGATTTTGAAGCAGACGCCAAAGAAAGCAGGTAAAAGACTAACTCGGGCTCAGTTAATCACGGACTCCCCGGGGTCGTCCTCCTCCGTCACGTCCATAAACTCTAAGGCCCCCGAGGGATCCAGCGAAACGGGCTCTCCGGTGTACATGAACCAGGTGAAAGTGAAGGTCTCGGATGCCctgctggagaaaaagaagctCACGGCCGCTAGGGAGCGGAAAGCTACAAAGACTTTAGGGATTATTTTAGGAGCCTTCATCGTCTGTTGGCTGCCCTTTTTCATCATCAGCCTGGTGTTGCCTATTTGCAAGGACGCTTGCTGGTTCCACATGGCCATCTTTGACTTTTTCACGTGGCTTGGATATCTCAATTCCCTCATCAACCCCATCATCTATACTATGTCTAACGAAGACTTCAAACAAGCTTTTCACAAACTCATACGTTTCCGATGCACAAGCTGA